The genomic segment GGCTAACTTATCTTCGTTGACATTCGTTAGGCGTGTTAAATTTTCGCCTTCTAAACTAATTTTGTATAAATCACCAGGTTCAACCAATGACTTGTTACTGAAAATAATGCTTGAATCAGTCACAGCAACTAAGCTGTTGCTGCCATCATTATAGATTGGTCGAACATCACCAAACTGTGTGTTGACCTCGAAGATACTGACTTGACCAACGTCTTGAGCTGTCACATACAATGTGCGTCCATCATCACTAAAAGTCAGTGAATGTGGGCTGCGATCCCATAACGGTGCAACTTCTTTTTCTGCCCCTGTTACAGTGTCACGTAGCATAATACGGTAGCGATCGGCTTCAAAACCTGGTTTGCTCATCGCTAAATAGGCTAATTGACGACCATCTTTTGAATAAGTCGGTTGTGCATCCCATGCTAAGTTTTTCTCAGTAAGGTTTTCTGCATCACCACCAGTTACTGGCACTTTCCATAAATCATAATTTGTTGTCCAAGCCTGATCTTTGCTTGGCGCTTTAGCGCTATAAACGATGTGTTTACCATCTGCGGTAAAAGTGACTTCTTCCATTCCTGAAAATGGCTTTGGCGGCGTTTCAGTATCTAAACCAAATGTGACGTCAACAACTTCAGTTACAGGCTTACCATTTAGCTGGCCTACAAATAAATGGCTACGGGCATGATCTTCCCAAGTATCCCAATGGCGAACCATTAATTGCTTATATTCACGCCCAGTTGTTTTCTTATTTTCTTCAGCTTCAATGCGATCGACTGTGCAAGTTAAATCTTTACAGTCTGGGAAAACACGCATATTCATGACAACTTGTTTGCCATCGTTTGAAAGCTTGTAGCCATTGACATCAAGTGGTAAATCGGTGACTTGCATTGCTTCACCGCCAGTTAACGGCAGATTAAAAAGCTGACTGGTACCATTACGAGCCGCTAAGAAGTAAATTGATTTATCATCAACACTGAAATTAACATCATGTTCGGTGCCACTGTGTGAAGTAATTTGTTTTGGTTTAGCGTCTTTATTTGTTAAGTCCAATAAATACAAATCAGAACGGCTTTCACCCTGTTCATCAATTTGTTTGACCGCATAAACCAATTTACTACCGTCATTTGACACAGCAGCAGAATGAAGCTTATTTAAATTAACCAGCTGTTGAACATTAAATGGCGTTTTGCTTGTTTCTGCAGCTTGTGCAGTTAACGCAAAACCTGCGGCAGTTAGCGCAAGTAAAAGCGATGATTTTCTCATTAGATGATGTTCTCTTGTTATTTTTTGTTGTTTATAGCAATAGCATTGCCGATATAATTCGGTTCAACTTTATACGTTGACGCCGTCTAGCGATGGCCTGTTAGATTCTCGTTGTTGTTCTGCAACCGCTATGTTTAAAAAGCTGATTAGCACAGTACCCAAACAAAAACGCTCAGGCAATAGAGCAGTTCAAAAAAATGAAGCATTCTATTTCTGAGCGTTAATTTTTATCCAATTTGGCTAAATATAAACCACAAATGGACCGGATTATCTAGCATCGCAAGCGTTAATTAGCTTTTTGCGTTAGCAATGTTCACTTTCCAGATTGCAGGACCCGTTTCGTGAGCATTCACGCCTTGAGTATCCACCGCCACAGTAACTGGCATATCTTTAACATCGAACTCGTAAATGGCTTCCATACCTAAATCTTCAAATGCAACAACACGAGACTTTTTGATTGCTTTAGAGACTAAGTATGCAGCGCCACCCACAGCCATTAAGTAAACCGCTTTATGTTTCTTAATTGACTCAACGGTTTGTGGGCCACGTTCTGACTTACCAATCATGCCCATTAGCCCAGTCTTTTCAAGCATTAGGTCAGTGAACTTATCCATTCGTGTTGCAGTTGTAGGGCCTGCTGGGCCAACCACTTCATTGCCAACAGGGTCAACTGGGCCTACGTAGTA from the Shewanella japonica genome contains:
- a CDS encoding alpha/beta hydrolase family protein — encoded protein: MRKSSLLLALTAAGFALTAQAAETSKTPFNVQQLVNLNKLHSAAVSNDGSKLVYAVKQIDEQGESRSDLYLLDLTNKDAKPKQITSHSGTEHDVNFSVDDKSIYFLAARNGTSQLFNLPLTGGEAMQVTDLPLDVNGYKLSNDGKQVVMNMRVFPDCKDLTCTVDRIEAEENKKTTGREYKQLMVRHWDTWEDHARSHLFVGQLNGKPVTEVVDVTFGLDTETPPKPFSGMEEVTFTADGKHIVYSAKAPSKDQAWTTNYDLWKVPVTGGDAENLTEKNLAWDAQPTYSKDGRQLAYLAMSKPGFEADRYRIMLRDTVTGAEKEVAPLWDRSPHSLTFSDDGRTLYVTAQDVGQVSIFEVNTQFGDVRPIYNDGSNSLVAVTDSSIIFSNKSLVEPGDLYKISLEGENLTRLTNVNEDKLAKIQFGEFQQFNFKGWNNETVHGYWIKPANYESGKKYPVAYLVHGGPQGSFGNSFSGRWNAQLWAGAGYGVVMVDFHGSTGYGQAFTDSISKDWGGKPLEDLQKGLAAVGQQQKWLDTENACALGGSYGGYMMNWFQGNWSDGFKCLVNHAGLFDMRSMYHVTEELWFPEYEFGGTYTENKDLYEKFNPVNYVENWKTPMLVIHGEKDFRVPYGQGLAAFTYMQRNGIPSELLMFPDENHWILNQDNLQQWYKNVLGWMDRWTENK